A window from Verrucomicrobiota bacterium encodes these proteins:
- a CDS encoding HYR domain-containing protein produces the protein MKTPNAKIHWFCLTSFAALVQLMFSASTVTATTAYYDLEVKVGYEFGGCSSSGQPGYCANPDCGFVVIKNNGPSQFVGELRLDGVSGFGQYGHQEVHDTSGPGCVLAPGASFRLEAGDESSNYGGFNKACNGPDNGLLLSIIGKSAGLDISYQVFDKDIHSGVFRDIHATPSLESGAPLLSDSYILQGGDPFGGDTGDDFEVSQTPATFHVQAACGDPCALICPGNITVCDNKGQCGPVVNFVGASLSGGCQGVTISRSPPSGSFFPVGTTTVNCTATDAAGNETHCSFTVTVIATASDGFIPEGVASVGLTHLVPDTILYNANPVPNLNDWEPYLSVLGTHTFLIGANTFAIPATDSPSGMLMQRFALAFQPVAGGSHRLGDFFFADDGTPYRSQINRSREHGDPGRVAGDKRPGALNFIVGGEASPHYYTSFQSDGRWALGFARSGLNARGDEPDPTEGRYGTIQIYSLDPTDLVQTMLCKAQDSANGRLASGTPPDAMITRFGGELAGLDNGNFVSVVHDRSGLRNPGDATVATIFAPDGSVVTESFVVENHDLWSNVAAYRCGFAVRVHENLYFFDNAGNRQGVANILNSGIDWDTGRGDGQRIGAHINSPYVCLAGAVNETDGFGNPIKVVRLGVWDSRTRAFVTQSRVSEMEVNTLDRVNLAVDALDRVCVVYEVEPGMSFLRYQVATRVFAFNSSSDTLTALTASFFPFVNYDPDGCHGIRTFRPSVAMTTRQICIAAKGEVNSANNPLAGPDTFPQTTFYTVISHPDPQNDPTTVSPTITCPADINLPCSLDLLVPVTFAATATDHCDPSPTIAYSQPSGSGFPVGTTTVTCTATGASGKSVCSFTVTRAVLGFAGFLPPIGGADATGGSFGNPVRTFKSGSTIPVKFTASCGGAPVLTGIHRLQAVKYSDATTAAAPIDATPQDAATTGNQFRLADSQWHFNLDTKAAGMTAGIWQLVATLSDGSQHHVWTQLK, from the coding sequence ATGAAAACTCCCAATGCGAAAATCCACTGGTTTTGTCTCACGTCGTTCGCCGCGTTGGTGCAGTTGATGTTCAGCGCCAGCACCGTCACCGCCACCACTGCCTACTACGACCTCGAGGTCAAAGTGGGTTATGAGTTTGGCGGTTGCAGCAGTTCAGGTCAGCCCGGCTATTGTGCGAATCCAGATTGTGGCTTCGTCGTCATCAAGAACAACGGACCCTCACAGTTCGTGGGTGAATTGCGGTTGGATGGCGTTTCTGGCTTCGGACAATACGGTCACCAGGAGGTTCACGACACATCCGGACCTGGTTGTGTTTTGGCCCCAGGGGCTTCTTTCAGGCTGGAGGCCGGAGATGAGAGCAGCAATTACGGCGGTTTTAACAAGGCGTGCAACGGGCCGGATAACGGTTTGCTTCTGTCCATTATAGGAAAGTCCGCGGGTCTGGACATCAGCTATCAAGTTTTTGACAAGGACATCCACTCGGGGGTTTTCCGCGACATTCACGCAACTCCATCACTTGAAAGCGGTGCACCGCTCCTCTCGGATTCGTATATTCTCCAGGGCGGAGATCCGTTCGGCGGAGACACTGGCGACGACTTCGAGGTGTCCCAAACCCCTGCCACCTTCCACGTGCAAGCGGCTTGCGGCGATCCCTGCGCGCTCATTTGCCCCGGCAACATCACCGTGTGCGATAACAAGGGACAGTGTGGCCCGGTAGTCAATTTTGTGGGTGCCAGTCTCTCCGGCGGCTGCCAAGGTGTGACGATTTCCCGCTCGCCCCCATCCGGTTCCTTCTTCCCGGTCGGGACAACTACCGTCAATTGCACCGCGACGGACGCCGCCGGAAATGAGACCCATTGCTCGTTTACCGTCACCGTTATCGCCACCGCATCGGACGGATTCATTCCCGAAGGTGTAGCGTCGGTAGGGCTGACTCATCTAGTACCGGACACCATTCTCTACAACGCGAACCCTGTTCCGAATCTAAATGACTGGGAGCCGTACCTCAGCGTCTTGGGCACGCATACTTTTCTGATTGGAGCCAACACGTTCGCGATCCCCGCCACAGACAGTCCGAGCGGAATGCTGATGCAGCGCTTCGCGCTGGCCTTCCAACCGGTTGCCGGCGGCAGCCACCGGCTGGGTGACTTCTTCTTTGCCGACGATGGCACCCCTTACCGCAGCCAGATCAACCGTTCTCGGGAACATGGCGACCCCGGCCGCGTCGCAGGCGACAAGCGACCTGGTGCGCTTAACTTCATTGTCGGCGGTGAAGCCTCGCCCCACTATTACACGAGTTTTCAGTCGGATGGGCGTTGGGCGTTGGGCTTCGCCCGTTCCGGTCTTAATGCAAGAGGCGATGAGCCAGATCCCACTGAGGGCCGCTATGGCACGATTCAAATCTACTCGTTGGACCCGACGGACTTGGTGCAGACCATGTTGTGCAAGGCGCAGGACTCGGCCAACGGGCGATTGGCCAGCGGGACGCCACCGGATGCGATGATCACGCGCTTCGGCGGCGAATTGGCCGGGCTGGACAACGGGAACTTCGTGTCGGTCGTGCATGACCGATCCGGGCTGCGCAATCCGGGTGATGCCACCGTGGCGACGATTTTTGCTCCGGACGGGTCGGTTGTCACAGAGAGCTTCGTGGTGGAGAATCACGACCTGTGGTCGAACGTGGCGGCGTACCGATGCGGTTTTGCGGTGCGCGTGCATGAGAATCTGTATTTCTTTGACAACGCAGGCAACCGCCAGGGCGTGGCCAACATTCTCAACAGCGGGATAGACTGGGACACCGGACGAGGCGATGGTCAGCGGATTGGGGCGCACATCAACAGTCCTTACGTGTGCCTGGCTGGAGCGGTGAATGAGACGGATGGGTTCGGAAACCCGATCAAGGTGGTGCGGTTGGGAGTGTGGGATTCGCGCACGCGGGCGTTTGTGACCCAAAGCCGGGTGAGCGAGATGGAAGTGAACACGCTTGACCGGGTGAATCTGGCGGTGGATGCGTTGGACCGGGTGTGTGTGGTGTACGAGGTCGAACCGGGCATGAGCTTCTTGCGGTACCAAGTGGCTACCCGGGTGTTCGCCTTCAACAGTTCCTCCGATACGCTGACCGCGCTGACGGCGTCGTTCTTCCCGTTTGTGAATTACGATCCGGACGGGTGCCATGGCATTCGCACCTTCCGGCCGAGTGTGGCGATGACCACGCGGCAGATTTGCATCGCGGCCAAAGGGGAGGTCAACAGCGCGAACAATCCGTTGGCCGGGCCGGATACGTTCCCGCAGACGACGTTCTATACCGTCATCTCCCACCCCGATCCCCAAAATGACCCCACGACGGTGAGTCCGACAATCACCTGCCCGGCGGACATCAACCTCCCCTGTAGTCTTGATCTGTTGGTGCCAGTCACGTTCGCTGCCACAGCGACGGACCATTGTGATCCGTCGCCGACGATTGCCTACTCGCAACCGTCCGGGTCGGGCTTCCCGGTGGGAACCACGACGGTCACTTGCACGGCGACCGGCGCGAGTGGGAAAAGCGTCTGCTCCTTCACCGTAACGCGGGCAGTGCTGGGTTTTGCCGGGTTCCTGCCGCCCATTGGTGGAGCCGACGCCACCGGTGGCAGCTTTGGCAACCCAGTGCGGACTTTCAAGAGCGGCAGCACGATTCCAGTAAAATTCACGGCGTCATGCGGTGGCGCGCCGGTGCTAACTGGGATCCACCGGCTGCAAGCCGTCAAATACAGCGACGCCACGACTGCTGCCGCACCGATCGACGCCACGCCGCAGGATGCGGCGACGACGGGCAACCAGTTCCGGCTGGCGGATAGCCAATGGCATTTTAACCTCGACACCAAGGCCGCCGGCATGACCGCCGGAATCTGGCAACTGGTGGCGACCTTGTCCGACGGCAGCCAGCACCACGTCTGGACCCAACTCAAGTAG
- a CDS encoding HYR domain-containing protein, which translates to MKTSKTRIRWFCLTSLGALIQLVLSVGSHAATFTVTTTADSGSGSLRQAITNANFNLGADTIAFNIPGTGPHTIQPLSALPTITDPVIVDGYTQSGASPNTMVEGDNTVLKIVLDGSLAGDDLAGGPPVYGLEIVCGSTTVRGLVVANFADSGIFLRNNGGNAIQGNIIGTDGSGSIAQGNGLRSPPLGSFSWGGDAAVKLVLSSDNLIGGTSPAARNLISGNLLGIRIDPGDRNRIQGNLIGTDASGTRAVPNLQAGIAIFGTQDGYESIGNVIGGGAPGAGNLISGNRKPDPVNWWDGGYGIWVQDRGGAVIQGNKIGTDVTGKLPLGNQHGAVVTEYDLAVGALGALVGGTGPGEGNLISGNEHTGLMLGGTARKVVQSNLIGTDVGGSQPLGNGDDGILLAFAADCLIGGTISEARNVISCNGNSGVNMVGDGADHNAVQGNFIGTDITGTRGLFGQPQGIMIQGRANNLIGGLPLGARNVISGNGVGVWISGSDNKVQGNFIGTDVSGRVALGNGAGVYLGIAAGTSIGGVEPGAGNLISGNNLPSGYAGGLYLNGAGVTGTRVQGNLIGTDITGTLPLANTVGMTIDNSSDNAIGGSEPATANRIAHSLYYGIWVTGDAAVRNSIRGNSIFDNGLSDPSSFSLLGLDLSSSGLGVTPNDVGDADTGPNNLQNFPTITSASTSPGNVQIQGMLNSTPNTTFTLDFYANHVAHASGYGEGETYLGAATVTTDPSGNASFNVTLPLPPAAGQIITATATDPAGNTSEFSQTLRSFPADACGYDLQVTVGYEFGGCSSSGQPGYCANPDAGFVIIKNNGPAPFVGELRLDGVSGFGSYGHQEIHDTTGVGYVLAPGASFRLEAGDESSNYGGWNKVCNGPDNGLLLSIIGKSAGLDINYRVFDKDIHSGVFRDIHASPSQETGTPLLSDSHILQGGDPSGGDTGDTFEVAQAHAIFHIQAACSDPCTLICPGNITVCDDKGQCGAVVTFVSPSLSGGCQGVTISCSPASGSFFPVGSTSVNCTATDGSGNVVTSCSFTVTVTETDPPPVACPKDITVGNDPGQCGAIVNYRNVQSQSDDFNDGNDDGWTRLSPGTVPAVFTFPNGGYRFQTTTPSGNANEPGRVESLREDVTYSDFYLSVDLVDWKEDTRQLFGLLARISTPGHYTTRGYAFYYDRGNARGSGVTPTSGFVVLSRVFNEGGSGVSSAGIHLDPAKDYRFVFIGKGPHLEGRIYELPNICTPVLTITGTDATYTSGYSGLVVYDNSGGLGVTDVTFDNYFASEVEPLSDCANCSPASGSFFPVGTTTVTCTEANGCGTIVHQCTFTVTVRDNTPPVITTCLPAVSVPFGGVPAAATTVTEFQSQGGAVSDNCGLAPAMTSSDSVAGLCPTIVTRTYTVKDTSGNPATCQQTITVNNLFAGDGIVWHQPLARNGASEDTDPSAGGTLKYRFKLGSTIPIQIHAQGCSADVTANANVIGKVVVFGDSNCDGVADGNALAIDYNGVGEAGGIMDKIDGHLKFNLDTKKLPQTTKCYLLQVTVTDTSTGESRSEMIPVQAK; encoded by the coding sequence ATGAAAACTTCCAAAACAAGAATCCGCTGGTTCTGTCTAACGTCGTTAGGCGCGCTGATACAGTTGGTACTCAGCGTCGGCAGCCATGCAGCAACCTTTACCGTAACGACCACCGCCGACAGCGGATCTGGCTCGCTACGCCAGGCCATCACAAATGCCAACTTCAACCTCGGCGCGGATACCATCGCGTTCAACATCCCCGGCACAGGGCCGCACACAATCCAACCGCTTTCAGCGCTGCCCACGATCACCGACCCAGTGATCGTTGACGGCTACACCCAGTCGGGGGCCAGTCCAAACACCATGGTCGAGGGCGACAACACAGTGCTGAAGATCGTTCTGGATGGCAGTCTGGCCGGAGATGACCTCGCGGGAGGCCCGCCCGTCTACGGACTCGAAATCGTCTGCGGAAGCACGACGGTTCGCGGCTTGGTCGTCGCCAACTTCGCGGATAGCGGAATTTTTCTTCGCAACAATGGGGGCAACGCCATCCAAGGCAACATCATTGGCACTGACGGCTCTGGATCCATTGCGCAAGGCAACGGTCTGCGGTCGCCGCCGCTAGGATCGTTTTCGTGGGGAGGAGATGCCGCCGTGAAACTCGTGTTGTCATCCGACAATCTCATTGGCGGAACCAGTCCCGCGGCGCGAAACCTCATTTCGGGGAACCTCCTCGGCATTCGCATTGATCCGGGTGACCGGAATCGCATTCAAGGGAACTTGATTGGCACCGACGCCAGCGGAACCCGCGCGGTTCCGAATTTGCAGGCCGGGATCGCTATCTTCGGCACTCAGGACGGCTATGAATCTATTGGAAATGTCATCGGCGGCGGCGCTCCCGGGGCCGGTAACCTGATCTCCGGAAACCGAAAACCCGACCCGGTGAATTGGTGGGACGGAGGCTATGGGATTTGGGTCCAAGATCGCGGAGGCGCGGTCATCCAAGGCAACAAGATTGGCACAGATGTAACGGGCAAGCTCCCTCTTGGAAATCAGCACGGAGCGGTTGTGACCGAGTATGATCTCGCGGTCGGCGCACTTGGCGCCCTAGTTGGGGGCACGGGCCCCGGGGAAGGGAATCTGATCTCTGGCAATGAGCACACGGGATTGATGCTTGGTGGGACTGCCAGGAAGGTCGTGCAAAGCAATTTGATTGGAACCGACGTGGGAGGAAGTCAACCGCTGGGCAATGGTGACGACGGCATCCTCTTGGCATTCGCGGCAGATTGCCTGATTGGCGGGACGATCTCGGAGGCGCGGAATGTCATTTCATGCAACGGGAATTCCGGTGTCAATATGGTAGGGGATGGTGCGGACCACAATGCGGTTCAGGGCAATTTCATCGGCACCGACATCACCGGTACCCGAGGTCTGTTCGGACAACCCCAAGGAATCATGATTCAAGGCAGGGCGAACAACTTGATTGGCGGCCTCCCTCTTGGTGCGCGCAATGTCATCTCTGGAAACGGCGTTGGCGTGTGGATCAGCGGCTCCGACAACAAAGTCCAAGGCAACTTTATTGGAACTGACGTCAGCGGCAGAGTGGCGCTGGGCAACGGTGCCGGCGTTTACCTGGGAATTGCCGCCGGAACTTCCATCGGCGGTGTCGAGCCAGGCGCCGGAAATCTCATCTCCGGCAACAACCTTCCGAGTGGCTACGCCGGTGGCTTGTATTTGAACGGGGCGGGGGTCACTGGAACTCGGGTGCAAGGCAACCTCATCGGCACCGACATCACAGGCACCCTCCCTCTGGCCAACACTGTCGGCATGACGATCGACAACTCGTCTGACAACGCCATCGGTGGATCCGAACCAGCCACCGCCAACCGCATCGCCCACAGCCTCTATTATGGTATCTGGGTGACTGGAGATGCGGCGGTGAGGAACTCCATCCGTGGCAATTCCATTTTCGACAACGGACTCTCGGATCCATCTTCGTTTTCACTCTTGGGGCTCGATCTAAGTAGCAGCGGGCTAGGGGTTACTCCCAATGATGTCGGCGACGCTGACACAGGGCCGAACAACCTCCAAAACTTCCCGACAATCACTTCCGCCTCGACCTCGCCCGGAAATGTTCAGATTCAGGGCATGCTCAACAGCACGCCCAACACGACCTTCACCCTCGACTTCTACGCCAACCATGTCGCGCATGCTTCTGGTTACGGCGAAGGCGAAACCTACCTCGGTGCTGCCACCGTTACCACCGACCCTAGCGGCAATGCGAGTTTTAACGTCACCCTACCCCTTCCGCCGGCCGCTGGTCAGATCATCACAGCCACCGCCACCGATCCGGCCGGCAACACTTCCGAGTTCTCGCAAACGCTGCGATCCTTCCCGGCGGACGCCTGCGGATACGACCTCCAAGTCACAGTGGGTTATGAGTTTGGCGGCTGCAGTAGTTCAGGGCAGCCAGGGTATTGTGCCAATCCAGATGCCGGCTTCGTTATCATCAAGAACAACGGGCCGGCACCGTTCGTGGGTGAATTGCGGTTGGATGGCGTTTCTGGTTTTGGCTCTTATGGTCACCAAGAGATCCATGATACAACCGGAGTTGGTTATGTTCTGGCTCCAGGGGCTTCTTTCAGGCTGGAGGCCGGAGATGAGAGCAGCAATTACGGCGGTTGGAACAAGGTTTGCAACGGACCGGACAATGGTTTGCTTCTGTCCATCATCGGAAAGTCCGCCGGTCTGGACATCAACTATCGAGTTTTTGACAAGGACATCCACTCGGGGGTTTTCCGCGACATTCACGCGTCTCCATCACAGGAGACCGGCACGCCGCTCCTCTCGGATTCACACATTCTCCAAGGGGGTGATCCTTCCGGCGGAGACACTGGCGACACTTTCGAAGTGGCTCAAGCTCACGCCATCTTCCACATTCAAGCGGCCTGTAGCGATCCTTGCACGCTCATTTGTCCCGGTAATATCACGGTGTGCGATGACAAGGGGCAGTGCGGCGCCGTGGTCACTTTTGTGAGTCCCAGCCTCTCCGGCGGCTGCCAGGGTGTGACGATTTCCTGCTCGCCTGCATCAGGTTCTTTCTTCCCGGTCGGGAGCACGAGCGTCAACTGCACTGCGACGGATGGCTCCGGAAACGTGGTGACCTCTTGCTCGTTTACCGTCACGGTTACCGAGACCGACCCGCCGCCGGTTGCCTGCCCGAAGGATATCACCGTTGGCAACGATCCCGGCCAGTGTGGTGCTATCGTGAACTACCGCAATGTTCAGAGCCAATCAGACGACTTCAACGACGGGAACGATGACGGCTGGACGCGGCTTTCGCCGGGGACGGTGCCTGCAGTGTTCACCTTTCCCAACGGCGGCTATCGCTTCCAGACAACGACTCCAAGCGGCAACGCCAATGAGCCCGGCCGCGTAGAGAGCCTCAGGGAGGATGTCACCTACAGCGACTTCTATCTCAGCGTCGATCTGGTGGACTGGAAAGAGGACACGCGACAACTTTTCGGCCTCCTGGCACGGATCAGCACACCGGGGCATTACACCACCCGGGGTTATGCGTTTTACTATGATCGTGGCAATGCACGTGGAAGTGGAGTCACCCCGACCAGCGGTTTCGTGGTCCTTTCACGAGTCTTCAATGAAGGTGGCAGCGGAGTTTCATCAGCCGGCATTCACCTGGATCCTGCAAAGGACTACCGGTTTGTGTTCATCGGAAAAGGGCCTCATTTGGAAGGGCGAATCTACGAATTACCCAACATCTGCACCCCCGTGCTCACCATCACCGGCACCGACGCCACCTACACCAGCGGCTATAGCGGTTTGGTCGTCTATGACAACTCTGGGGGCTTGGGAGTCACGGATGTGACCTTTGACAATTACTTCGCATCCGAGGTCGAACCGCTGAGCGACTGTGCCAACTGCAGCCCGGCTTCCGGCTCGTTCTTCCCGGTGGGCACAACCACGGTCACTTGCACCGAAGCCAATGGCTGCGGCACGATCGTTCATCAATGCACTTTCACTGTGACCGTGCGGGATAACACCCCGCCCGTCATCACGACCTGTCTGCCAGCGGTTTCGGTTCCGTTTGGCGGCGTGCCGGCGGCGGCCACTACTGTGACAGAGTTCCAGAGTCAGGGCGGTGCCGTTTCCGACAACTGCGGCCTCGCCCCGGCGATGACCAGTTCGGATTCCGTGGCCGGCCTTTGCCCGACCATCGTCACCCGCACTTACACGGTCAAGGATACCAGTGGCAACCCCGCCACCTGCCAGCAGACCATCACGGTGAACAATCTGTTTGCCGGGGACGGCATCGTCTGGCACCAGCCGCTGGCCCGCAACGGCGCGAGCGAAGACACCGATCCCAGCGCCGGCGGCACGCTCAAGTATCGCTTCAAGCTGGGCAGCACCATTCCGATCCAGATCCATGCGCAGGGCTGTAGCGCGGATGTGACGGCAAACGCGAACGTCATCGGCAAGGTCGTGGTCTTTGGCGATTCGAACTGCGACGGCGTGGCCGACGGCAACGCCCTGGCGATCGACTACAATGGCGTTGGCGAAGCCGGCGGGATCATGGACAAGATTGATGGCCACTTAAAATTCAATCTCGACACCAAGAAGCTGCCGCAGACCACCAAATGTTATCTGCTGCAGGTGACGGTCACTGACACCAGCACCGGCGAGTCGCGTTCCGAAATGATTCCCGTGCAGGCGAAGTAA
- a CDS encoding alkaline phosphatase, protein MKRLYPKLKSLPILILTAFSTLGFTTTAHGEVAGVQHVVIIGCDGMSPNGVLKAKTPVMRQLMKEGAYTLHARGVMPTSSSPNWASMIMGAGPEQHGVTSNDWETNKFDITPIAVGSGGIFPTIFGLLRDQRPKSVIACFHDWDGFGRLFERKAADMIEDSDGPTNAVEHAVAYIRQKKPTFTFIHLDHVDHVGHQIGHGTPEYFASVEVADKLIGEVIQGLKDANIWKQTILLITADHGGVGKGHGGATMAEIEIPWIIVGPGVAVGREIKRPVNTYDTAVTVAYIFGLRPPECWIGKPVMDAFKVSR, encoded by the coding sequence ATGAAAAGACTCTACCCGAAGCTGAAGTCGTTACCCATCTTGATACTCACCGCCTTTTCCACCCTTGGATTCACAACTACGGCCCACGGCGAAGTTGCAGGCGTGCAGCACGTCGTCATAATCGGTTGCGACGGGATGAGTCCGAACGGAGTGTTGAAGGCAAAGACGCCTGTGATGCGCCAACTCATGAAGGAGGGCGCTTACACTTTGCACGCGCGCGGCGTGATGCCGACTTCCAGCAGCCCCAACTGGGCTTCGATGATCATGGGCGCGGGACCGGAGCAACACGGCGTCACTTCCAACGATTGGGAGACGAACAAATTCGACATCACCCCCATCGCCGTTGGTTCGGGCGGAATTTTTCCCACCATCTTTGGTTTGCTGCGCGACCAACGACCGAAGTCGGTCATCGCCTGTTTTCACGACTGGGATGGCTTCGGGCGATTGTTTGAAAGAAAGGCAGCAGACATGATCGAGGACAGCGACGGGCCGACGAACGCCGTGGAACATGCCGTGGCGTACATTCGCCAGAAGAAACCGACGTTCACATTCATCCACCTCGATCACGTGGATCATGTCGGCCATCAGATTGGCCACGGCACGCCGGAATATTTTGCGTCAGTGGAGGTGGCGGACAAATTGATCGGAGAAGTGATTCAAGGGTTGAAGGACGCCAACATCTGGAAACAAACCATCCTCCTCATCACTGCTGACCACGGCGGAGTTGGTAAGGGTCATGGCGGTGCAACGATGGCTGAAATTGAAATCCCGTGGATCATCGTCGGCCCTGGTGTTGCCGTCGGCAGGGAAATCAAAAGACCGGTCAACACTTACGACACCGCCGTTACTGTCGCCTACATTTTCGGACTGCGTCCGCCCGAATGCTGGATTGGCAAACCAGTAATGGACGCCTTCAAAGTCTCCCGCTGA
- a CDS encoding 2-aminoethylphosphonate--pyruvate transaminase, protein MDAASSLPTAKDKLLFTPGPLTTSLTVKQAMLRDAGSWHFEFNAVVARVRETLLALAGVSREAGYECVLLQGSGTFGVEAVFATCVPPNGKVAVLANGAYGERIVLMLQQAKIDHVVLRTPEDTPNDPAALERTLTADRSITHVAVVHCETTTGILNPINEIGQIVKQHGRAYIVDAMSSFGGMPIDFAAAGIDFLISSANKCIEGVPGFTFVIARRPSLLANEGHGRSLSLDLVGQLRAFEKSGQFRYTPPTHSILAFDQTLRELDQEGGVAARGARYHRNHEVLVEGMKKIGFRVFLDPTLQSYIITSFYFPNDPKFTFNEFYRRLSDKGFIIYPGKISQADTFRIGNIGRIFESDIRALLLAIGETVKEMGLQMNK, encoded by the coding sequence ATGGACGCCGCTTCATCACTCCCGACCGCGAAGGACAAACTCCTTTTTACGCCCGGCCCGCTGACCACCAGCCTCACGGTCAAACAGGCGATGCTGCGGGACGCCGGCTCCTGGCATTTCGAGTTCAACGCCGTGGTTGCGCGCGTGCGTGAAACACTGCTCGCCCTGGCCGGTGTTTCGCGCGAAGCCGGCTACGAATGTGTTCTCCTTCAAGGCAGCGGCACGTTCGGCGTGGAGGCGGTCTTCGCCACCTGCGTTCCGCCCAACGGCAAGGTCGCTGTCCTGGCCAACGGCGCTTACGGCGAACGCATCGTGCTGATGCTCCAACAGGCGAAAATTGATCACGTCGTTCTCCGCACGCCCGAGGACACGCCGAATGATCCCGCTGCGCTCGAACGCACTTTGACTGCGGACAGATCAATCACCCACGTCGCCGTGGTTCACTGCGAAACTACCACTGGGATTCTGAATCCAATCAACGAGATCGGCCAAATTGTCAAACAACACGGTCGCGCCTACATCGTGGACGCAATGAGCAGTTTTGGGGGGATGCCTATCGATTTTGCCGCGGCTGGAATCGATTTTCTCATCTCGTCCGCCAACAAGTGCATCGAGGGGGTGCCTGGATTCACTTTCGTTATTGCCCGTCGTCCGTCACTACTCGCCAACGAAGGACACGGACGCAGTCTCAGCCTCGATCTGGTCGGTCAGTTGAGAGCATTTGAGAAAAGCGGGCAATTCCGTTACACGCCACCAACGCATTCAATTCTCGCTTTCGACCAGACATTGCGCGAACTGGATCAGGAAGGCGGCGTCGCCGCGCGCGGCGCTCGGTATCATCGCAATCACGAGGTGCTCGTGGAAGGGATGAAAAAAATTGGCTTCCGGGTTTTTCTCGATCCAACATTACAGAGCTACATCATCACCTCGTTCTATTTTCCGAATGATCCCAAGTTCACGTTCAACGAATTTTATCGGCGGTTGAGCGACAAAGGCTTCATCATCTATCCAGGCAAAATCAGTCAGGCGGACACGTTTCGCATCGGTAACATCGGGCGCATCTTTGAATCCGACATCCGCGCCCTTTTGCTGGCCATCGGCGAAACGGTGAAAGAGATGGGGTTGCAGATGAACAAATGA
- a CDS encoding phosphonoacetaldehyde hydrolase, with product MSANANFVFKRSYRGKVSALILDWSGTTADAYVIAPAVVFVEVFKNQGVEISMEEARGPMGLRKDLHIKALTEDPVIRERWKGVHGKYPNQADVDRMFTDFVPAQLACLPKYTKLLPGVANVIKRLQAKGIKIGSSTGFTRPMVDVLEKAAKKQGYVPDASVAGDEVVHGARPRPFMVYRNLDLLDAWPIESVIKVDDTISGVGEGLNAGCWAVGVARYSNYMNINSLEEEATLSKQEIQRRLEQTREILRKAGAHYVIDSLADIEAVIEDVNGRLARGEKP from the coding sequence ATGAGCGCCAATGCCAATTTTGTTTTCAAGCGAAGCTACCGGGGCAAAGTCTCCGCCCTCATCCTCGACTGGAGCGGCACCACGGCCGACGCCTACGTCATCGCCCCGGCGGTGGTGTTTGTCGAGGTGTTTAAGAACCAAGGGGTCGAAATTTCAATGGAGGAAGCCCGCGGGCCAATGGGGCTGCGAAAAGACCTGCACATCAAGGCGCTGACGGAAGACCCTGTCATCCGCGAGCGTTGGAAGGGCGTCCACGGCAAGTATCCGAATCAAGCTGACGTGGACCGCATGTTCACGGATTTTGTTCCGGCGCAACTGGCCTGTCTGCCGAAGTACACCAAGTTGCTGCCCGGCGTAGCCAACGTCATCAAGCGACTTCAGGCGAAGGGCATCAAGATCGGCAGTTCCACGGGCTTCACGCGCCCGATGGTGGATGTCCTGGAGAAAGCGGCGAAGAAACAGGGCTACGTGCCCGACGCGTCGGTTGCCGGCGACGAAGTGGTGCACGGCGCGCGCCCGCGACCCTTTATGGTTTACCGCAACCTTGATCTGCTGGACGCCTGGCCCATCGAATCCGTGATCAAGGTGGATGACACGATCAGCGGCGTCGGTGAAGGCTTGAACGCCGGTTGCTGGGCCGTGGGCGTGGCGCGCTACAGCAATTACATGAACATCAACTCGCTTGAGGAAGAAGCCACGTTGTCCAAGCAGGAGATCCAACGCCGCCTGGAACAGACGCGCGAAATCTTGCGCAAAGCCGGCGCGCACTACGTCATTGACAGCCTCGCCGACATTGAAGCGGTCATCGAAGACGTCAACGGTCGCCTCGCGCGCGGCGAGAAACCTTGA